The window AGATGTCACTGGGCTTGTCTGACTCTCTGATTATTTTGGAGCGATTATAATCACCCCGTCTTTTTCGGGAGTCATTTTGACGTTTTATACGTAATTTAAGATGATTATAAAAcataagaatatatttttacttattatttttaatttttttttgaataaaaatataaatataaattttatttgaaaaaaaattttaaaatataaaaagtggAATTATGTCttttaaatttcttaaattacgtgtaaaaagtcaaaataacAACTAAAAGAGTCGGAgagagtaatattttatattttcttaattagaaatttaatatatgtgtatatttatattcataaaaataaaattttgtaaaattaattattcttttttgtcAGAAAGAGAATTCTATTACTTTTGCTCACTCAACATTACATGAAAAAAATCTGGAAGGACATCTCCTTTAACCCAGGTAGTCAGACACGCTCTGCTGTTGAACTAGAGTTTTTCGCAATACTGTGAGCAACCTTGTTCGTAGAACGTTTTACAAGGTTTAACGCAACATTACGTTGTTTCAAAGAAGATAACAAAGACTTGAATTCACTTATGACTCTACCCTAGGAGATTGATCGATGAGCATCGTATCAACTATATAATGACTAGGCAGTCCGTCTCTATAAATGCATCCTGCAGACCTTTACGTTTTACCCAGCTCAGGGCTTCTCTAATGCCCATTGCTTCATCCATTTCTGGGTCCATTGTCCCTTGACGACAGCTTGATTTTTCCTCCACAAGGTCACCTCTAAAATCCCTAGTTATGAATGCTTAACTAAAAGAATTAGAGTCTTCAAAAATAGCGGCATCAGTGTTGATCTTAACCTTTTCTTCCGGTGGTGATTTCCAATGCTCCTTGCCATCTGCTTGGTTTATAAAAccaagataattatcaaattaccTGTCCTGAGCACTTCTCCATTGGTTAAGACATAGAGTTGCTGATTTCACTACTTTAGCATCCTCGAGACCTTTTTGATTCCGCACGATGTCATTTCTATTATTCCAGATAGACCAAGCCAGCATATTAGTAGTGGCCATTACCTCGTAAGAACAATGCTCTGTAATCGACGATAGCCACTGCCTGAAATTTGTGGAAGTTGCCATGTCGTATATACAACCTGTAGCTTCCCAGCAGCACTTGGCATACGGACATGTGATTAAACTGTGAATTACCGTTTCAGGCTCAGAGTTGCAAACCGGACACATTGGATCCACGTTAACTTTCCTTAAGCGAAGCTGATCCTTCGTCGGCAAGCAGTCGGATAAAGCTCTCCACATGAATATTTTGACTTTCTTCGGGATTTTTAGATTCCAAAATTTCCTCCAAAAGCCTGAGTTTGCATTAAGGTTCCAGGAATTGTTGCCTTCCTTCAAAagcatatactccctccgtccctcccatttctgatcgtttgggttgggcactgaggttaagaaatatgtataaagtagtggaaaagagaaagaaaagtgggtgaaatggtgagacccattgatttttaatgtataaaaagaagatagtggagtaaaagtagtgtgaaaaggaaataaaagtgaagaagtggtgggacccattgactattttgggtaagttttgaaatgtaaagaattggatgggacatctcaaaaaggaaagtgtaaagaaatgggagggatggagggagtaattctTAATTAAATATATCGAACACTTCGAACATAAAATTATTGGTGTTGGCCCTCATTATCAAAATATCCACATCAATGCCTAGAATATCACCATCCAAAAAATGGTGCCCGGCATTCTGAAGACTACATGATACGGCACAAGGGTTAAAAAACACTACTGGAAGATCTgatgttttatttcaaaatttaaaacactAGATTATCCAGCGTTAATAACtcgtatttgatttatttttccCGAATCTGTTATTTTGGACATTACTACGTTTTTTATGACATGTGAGGCCTTTACCCCCAGATTATGGACATACCTTCTAGTCACTTTACTGGCAAGGTACCTCAGGATTTGTTCTTAAATGGGCAGCAATGTTGAATCACAAGGATTACGTACAACCAGAAATTAATATCCTGCGCTATGAACTCTCAACTTCAAATAACTTCGACTATTAGGATACTGTGACAGTGACAAACAAAGGGCTGGATGTAAAGCTTGTGAAGATTTTAAAGATCTTTAATTCCATTGACCTCTCTAGCAACCAATTTGTAGGGAACATACCAGAAACAATAGGAAATCTAAAAATGCTCTACCTCCTGAACTTATCAAACAATGCTTTGACAGGCTCAATTCCTTCTTCATCTGGAAACTTGGAACAACTCGAAGCATTAGACCTCTCAGCTAACAAGATTAATGGAATAATCCCCAGGGAACTTGGAAGTCTAACATTCCTTTCATTTTTAAACCTGTCATATAATCAACTCATCAGAAGAATTCCAGATGCCACCCAATTTTCAACCTTCGAAGAGTTAGCATTTGAAGGGAACTTCTAAAGCATTTGAAGAATTCTTAGATATGGAAGCCCAAGAAAGAAGACAAAGAAGCGGTAACAAACCTTGGAAAGTATGAGGTAAGATCGAAAACTTCTAACTGTAGCCAAACTTTCTGTTACATATGAATAAAAATGCCtttgattcctaaataagaaaaaacagAGAGAATTAGTGTCGAAGAAGACTGTATACTTTCGTCAGAACATCAGCGagcttaaaatatatttttaaataaacaaaaaacaatattttCCTATCCAGAAACCACAGGTTAGCATCTCCAAGATCTATGACTTAATTCAATAAAAGACACATATTCTGACCCTGTCTGCAATAAAAATGGTAACAGTCGAGCACTGCATGACAg of the Daucus carota subsp. sativus chromosome 4, DH1 v3.0, whole genome shotgun sequence genome contains:
- the LOC108217152 gene encoding receptor-like protein 33, which translates into the protein MDIPSSHFTGKDTVTVTNKGLDVKLVKILKIFNSIDLSSNQFVGNIPETIGNLKMLYLLNLSNNALTGSIPSSSGNLEQLEALDLSANKINGIIPRELGSLTFLSFLNLSYNQLIRRIPDATQFSTFEELAFEGNF